One Entomomonas asaccharolytica DNA segment encodes these proteins:
- a CDS encoding uracil-xanthine permease family protein — translation MYYIKQLIAGAQILFVAFGAMVLVPLLTGLNPAMALLGAGVGTLLFQLITKGQVPIFLGSSFAFIAPISYAMSTWGHGATQFGLFAAGFTYFIFALIIKWRGIGLIDKLLPPVVIGPIIMVIGLSVAVAASNMAMGQVDGSTIGYYQAITLAAISLLTTIVVSVFGRGMFRLIPILSGVIVGYITAVIMGLIDFQPIIEAKWFAVPELHAIEVNWYAALFILPVAIAPIIEHIGNVMATGNVTGENYTKKPGLHRTLTGDGVGVCFAGLIGGPPITTYSEVTGALMITHNFKVIIMTYAAILAIALAFFGKFNAILQSIPAPVMGGIMVLLFGTIASIGLKTIIDGKVDLAIPKNLVIVSVVLTCGIGGLTLKIGAFSLVGVGLVSILAILLNLLLKHKY, via the coding sequence ATGTACTATATAAAACAACTAATAGCAGGGGCACAAATTCTATTCGTTGCTTTTGGGGCAATGGTACTAGTACCACTATTAACAGGTCTCAATCCTGCTATGGCACTGCTCGGTGCTGGTGTAGGTACTTTATTATTCCAACTTATTACCAAAGGCCAAGTACCTATCTTTTTAGGGTCATCCTTCGCTTTTATAGCTCCCATTAGTTATGCCATGTCCACATGGGGACATGGCGCTACCCAATTCGGTTTATTTGCTGCAGGCTTTACCTATTTTATTTTTGCATTAATTATCAAATGGCGAGGTATCGGTCTTATCGATAAACTACTGCCACCTGTAGTAATTGGCCCGATTATTATGGTTATTGGCTTATCTGTTGCAGTAGCCGCCTCTAACATGGCAATGGGACAAGTAGACGGCTCAACTATAGGCTACTATCAAGCTATTACATTAGCTGCCATTTCCTTACTTACCACAATCGTTGTATCCGTTTTTGGACGCGGTATGTTTCGCCTTATTCCTATTCTTTCAGGCGTTATTGTTGGATATATTACTGCAGTTATTATGGGACTAATTGATTTTCAACCTATCATTGAAGCTAAATGGTTTGCTGTTCCAGAGTTGCACGCAATAGAAGTAAATTGGTATGCAGCACTATTTATACTCCCTGTTGCCATTGCCCCCATTATTGAACATATTGGCAATGTAATGGCTACTGGCAATGTAACAGGCGAAAACTATACAAAGAAACCAGGACTACATCGCACCCTAACAGGCGATGGTGTTGGTGTTTGTTTTGCAGGTTTAATTGGTGGACCACCAATTACCACCTACTCAGAAGTAACTGGTGCATTAATGATTACCCATAACTTTAAAGTCATTATTATGACCTATGCGGCTATCCTCGCTATTGCTTTAGCTTTCTTTGGAAAATTTAATGCGATCCTTCAATCCATACCTGCCCCAGTAATGGGTGGTATTATGGTACTTCTTTTCGGTACTATTGCTTCCATTGGTTTAAAAACTATTATTGATGGCAAAGTAGATCTAGCTATTCCAAAAAACCTTGTAATAGTCTCAGTAGTACTGACCTGCGGTATAGGTGGGCTAACTCTGAAAATAGGTGCATTTAGCCTAGTAGGTGTAGGATTAGTTAGTATTTTAGCTATTCTATTAAACTTACTACTTAAGCATAAATATTAA
- a CDS encoding DUF192 domain-containing protein, producing MKLVKYWLIIVLGVISQAVVAENSQLTFAKQLLTINGIKLQVELAATEQQRQQGLMFRKSIEAGQGMLFYLDEDSMPCFWMKNTYIPLSLAFIDKQKQIVQIEQLQPESLNHVCAMQPISYALEVPQGWFSEQGIDIGMLVEGINHPIP from the coding sequence ATGAAATTAGTAAAGTATTGGTTGATTATTGTTCTAGGGGTAATATCGCAAGCAGTAGTAGCGGAGAATAGTCAGCTTACTTTTGCTAAGCAATTATTAACAATTAATGGCATTAAATTACAGGTTGAATTAGCGGCTACTGAACAACAGCGCCAACAAGGGTTAATGTTTCGTAAAAGCATAGAGGCGGGGCAAGGCATGTTATTTTATTTGGATGAAGACTCAATGCCTTGTTTTTGGATGAAAAATACTTATATACCATTATCATTGGCCTTTATTGATAAGCAGAAACAGATTGTACAAATTGAACAATTACAGCCAGAAAGCCTTAACCATGTATGTGCCATGCAGCCTATTAGCTATGCATTAGAGGTGCCACAAGGATGGTTTAGTGAACAAGGAATTGATATTGGGATGTTGGTAGAAGGAATAAACCATCCTATACCTTAA
- the recC gene encoding exodeoxyribonuclease V subunit gamma codes for MIVHGNHLEQLRNLAVSWLQEHPLPPLEPEIILVQSNGIAQWLKLALAADPINDGCGIAAAINIQLPARFLWQIYRTVLGEKAVAKQSPLDKAPLTWRLLRLLPQCLNNPLFTALKQFLADDIDQRKHYQLAEQLADLFDQYQVYRSDWLQDWLQGKDQLKNVHGKVRPVPQEQRWQPALWRLLLEDLGEEVMQGSRAGVHQHFIEYCQQLTKAPKGLPKRISIFGISALPAQMVEALAILAKFTQVMLYVHNPCRYHWLDIIEGKQLLRHEYRRQKKKVNKLQIQDLHQHGHPLLAAWGKQGRDYINLLDSYDDPESYQQRFGIINEGKIDLYDAPKTDTLLGQLQDDILELRALPETRKQWPTVNIEQDHSIRFHIAHSPQREVEILQDQLLDLFNHDKSLLPRDIIVMVPNIDQYAPFIQATFGKIDKQDKRYIPFTLSDRGKRKVEPLLIALEYLLQLPDSRFAVTDILDLLDVPAIRKRFNWQEQDLPTLHRWIHQAGIRWGLDAEQRHKLGLPTTMEQNSWLFGLRRMLLGYAIGNSDTNWQTIQPFDEIGGNQATLIGSLTQFIAVLDDIQQKLSQHLLPIEWATLLRQLLELLFEPSNDNEQQLVTELANLLDDWLTLCEEASLNEQLPLTIVREAWLAGIDNERFTQNFIAGSVSFCTLMPMRAIPFKIICLLGMNDGDYPRPSTHLDFDLMTKDYRPGDRSRREDDRYLLLEALLSARNRLYISWIGRSIRDNSERPPSVLIGQLRDHLASGWLSKDGKDLLNSLTQVHALQPFSRRYFHNENNWFSYAQEWAGLYQENHALTNQQKLPIFPADTPVTLEQLTSFLKHPVRYFFNQRLKVSFNQTREFMEDDEPFSLKGLQRYQITEQLLKNCLIHNKNEQQIQQILINNIDNLQRSGQLPMAGFGQQLGLELINQLTPLLEQHRLLIAPYQQITTPLPINYQYQDIHLQSWLNNLYQLNDEHLLNCFTLPNTLLNGKEYKWQQLVAPWVIQLAANSCNIPLQTLILGLDCYISLAPINPQQAIPLLNSLLISCQQGMQQPLPVAIKTAFTLLSKNNLESAQTTYEGTEYTSGECQQSAVLLRQYPSFEILNQNQQFEQWAEKLYQPIYQADWQLSIYSTIN; via the coding sequence ATGATTGTACATGGCAATCACCTTGAACAACTAAGAAACCTTGCTGTTAGTTGGTTGCAAGAACATCCTCTACCTCCCTTAGAACCAGAAATTATTCTGGTGCAAAGTAATGGTATTGCTCAATGGTTAAAGCTAGCCCTCGCTGCCGATCCTATTAATGATGGCTGTGGTATAGCGGCTGCCATTAATATCCAATTACCTGCACGTTTTTTATGGCAAATTTATCGTACCGTGTTAGGTGAAAAAGCGGTAGCTAAACAATCGCCTTTAGATAAAGCCCCCCTTACATGGCGCCTACTTAGACTACTACCACAATGCTTGAATAACCCGTTATTCACTGCATTAAAACAGTTTCTTGCTGATGATATTGACCAACGTAAACATTACCAATTAGCTGAACAACTAGCCGATCTATTTGACCAATACCAAGTTTATCGTTCTGATTGGCTACAAGACTGGTTACAAGGCAAAGATCAACTAAAAAATGTGCATGGCAAAGTAAGACCTGTCCCTCAAGAACAACGCTGGCAACCTGCCCTATGGCGACTTTTACTCGAAGATTTAGGAGAAGAAGTCATGCAAGGCAGTCGTGCAGGCGTACATCAGCATTTTATTGAATATTGCCAACAACTAACCAAAGCTCCTAAAGGGCTACCAAAGCGTATTAGTATTTTTGGTATCTCAGCATTACCTGCCCAAATGGTTGAAGCACTCGCTATATTAGCTAAATTTACGCAAGTAATGCTCTATGTACACAATCCTTGTCGCTATCATTGGTTAGATATTATTGAAGGTAAACAACTATTACGCCATGAATATCGCCGCCAAAAGAAAAAAGTTAATAAACTGCAAATTCAAGACCTCCATCAACATGGTCATCCTCTACTAGCCGCTTGGGGCAAGCAAGGTCGTGACTATATAAACCTACTGGATAGCTACGATGATCCCGAAAGTTATCAACAACGCTTTGGAATTATCAATGAAGGCAAAATAGATCTTTATGACGCCCCTAAAACCGATACCTTATTAGGGCAACTGCAGGATGATATTCTTGAATTAAGAGCATTACCAGAAACGCGTAAGCAATGGCCAACCGTCAATATTGAACAAGATCATTCTATTCGTTTCCATATAGCTCATAGCCCACAACGTGAAGTAGAAATCTTACAAGACCAATTGCTTGACTTATTTAACCATGATAAATCATTATTGCCACGCGATATCATTGTCATGGTACCCAATATTGACCAGTATGCCCCCTTTATCCAAGCAACCTTTGGCAAAATTGATAAACAAGATAAACGTTATATTCCCTTTACCCTTTCTGATCGTGGTAAAAGAAAAGTAGAGCCATTACTGATAGCACTTGAATATCTTCTACAGCTACCTGATAGTCGATTTGCTGTAACTGATATATTAGACCTACTTGATGTACCTGCTATCCGTAAACGTTTTAATTGGCAAGAACAAGATTTACCTACCCTCCATCGTTGGATACACCAAGCAGGAATTCGTTGGGGGCTAGATGCAGAACAAAGGCATAAACTTGGCCTACCAACAACAATGGAACAAAATAGTTGGCTGTTCGGTTTACGCCGTATGTTACTAGGCTATGCTATTGGTAATAGTGATACTAACTGGCAAACTATACAACCCTTTGATGAAATTGGTGGTAATCAAGCTACTCTTATTGGTTCACTCACCCAATTTATTGCGGTATTGGATGATATTCAACAGAAACTATCACAACACTTATTACCTATTGAATGGGCAACCCTGCTCAGACAACTACTAGAGTTACTATTCGAACCAAGCAATGACAATGAACAACAACTTGTTACGGAGCTAGCTAATCTACTAGATGACTGGTTAACCCTGTGTGAAGAGGCAAGTCTAAATGAACAGCTACCGTTGACTATTGTTAGAGAGGCTTGGCTAGCAGGTATAGATAACGAACGTTTTACCCAAAACTTTATTGCAGGCTCAGTCAGTTTTTGCACGCTCATGCCTATGCGCGCCATTCCTTTTAAAATTATTTGTTTATTAGGTATGAACGATGGTGACTACCCTCGCCCCTCAACACATCTTGATTTTGATCTGATGACAAAAGATTATAGGCCAGGAGATCGTTCGAGAAGAGAAGATGATCGTTATTTACTATTAGAAGCTTTACTATCCGCCCGTAATCGTCTTTATATTAGCTGGATAGGCCGCAGTATTCGTGATAATAGCGAACGCCCCCCTTCTGTTCTTATTGGGCAACTAAGAGATCACTTAGCCAGTGGTTGGCTATCAAAAGATGGCAAAGATCTACTTAATTCGCTAACACAAGTACATGCTTTACAACCCTTTAGTCGTCGTTATTTTCACAATGAGAATAACTGGTTTAGCTATGCTCAAGAATGGGCAGGGCTCTATCAAGAAAATCATGCTTTAACTAATCAACAAAAACTACCCATCTTTCCTGCTGATACACCAGTTACCCTAGAACAACTCACTAGTTTTCTTAAACATCCCGTACGTTACTTTTTTAATCAACGCCTAAAAGTCTCTTTTAACCAAACCAGAGAATTTATGGAAGACGACGAACCCTTTTCTCTAAAGGGTTTACAGCGTTATCAAATAACTGAACAATTATTAAAAAATTGTCTTATTCATAATAAAAATGAACAACAGATACAACAGATTTTAATTAACAATATTGATAACCTACAACGTAGTGGACAGCTTCCTATGGCTGGGTTTGGTCAACAACTAGGTTTAGAACTTATTAACCAATTAACGCCCTTACTAGAGCAACATCGTTTACTGATAGCACCCTATCAACAAATAACAACCCCATTACCTATTAACTACCAATACCAAGATATTCATTTACAAAGTTGGCTAAATAATCTTTATCAACTAAATGACGAACATTTATTAAACTGCTTTACTTTACCTAACACATTACTAAATGGTAAAGAATATAAATGGCAACAACTAGTTGCTCCTTGGGTTATACAACTAGCCGCTAATAGCTGCAATATACCTCTACAGACACTTATTCTAGGTTTAGATTGTTATATATCCTTAGCGCCCATTAACCCTCAACAGGCTATTCCTTTACTTAACTCTCTATTAATCAGTTGCCAACAAGGAATGCAACAACCTCTTCCTGTGGCTATTAAAACTGCCTTTACCCTGTTATCTAAAAACAACTTAGAATCAGCTCAGACAACTTATGAAGGGACAGAATATACATCAGGTGAGTGCCAGCAAAGTGCTGTACTGCTAAGGCAATATCCTAGTTTTGAAATACTCAACCAAAATCAGCAATTTGAACAGTGGGCAGAAAAACTCTATCAACCCATTTACCAAGCAGATTGGCAACTTTCTATCTACTCAACAATAAATTAA
- a CDS encoding thermonuclease family protein, producing MMELFLCMILDINNGGSLVANCHYSYDKQQTLNKINLMVVGIEAPINNQPFAQESKQNLAKLCLNKEAKVTVYMRNNQLIIGDVECGGKDIAKQQIRTGMAKASVDYLEESTGNRLLKYQQKAQQQNIGIWTNYTN from the coding sequence ATGATGGAACTTTTTCTGTGCATGATTCTAGATATAAATAATGGTGGTTCATTAGTCGCTAATTGCCATTATTCTTACGACAAACAACAAACGCTTAATAAAATAAATTTAATGGTGGTTGGTATTGAAGCACCTATCAACAATCAACCTTTTGCTCAAGAATCAAAACAAAACTTAGCTAAATTATGCTTAAATAAAGAAGCTAAGGTTACAGTCTATATGCGCAATAATCAGCTTATAATCGGCGACGTAGAATGTGGTGGCAAAGATATTGCTAAACAACAAATACGTACAGGAATGGCAAAAGCGAGTGTTGATTACTTAGAAGAATCTACAGGCAATAGACTATTAAAATATCAACAAAAGGCACAACAACAAAACATTGGTATATGGACTAACTATACTAATTAA
- the hflC gene encoding protease modulator HflC — protein sequence MSNKLLFPLVFVFLLVIFAWNSLYIVLQTEKGILLRFGEIEQSNLEPGLHFKWPIINKVKLFDGRLLTLETPNVRFLTKEKKSVMVDAYARWRVSNPELFYTSVRGEKAIADERLGRRLDAALRNQFGNKTLNELVNDSGELTESTSKSASGRNEVMEQVTDSLNKMAQKELGIEVLDVRIKAIDLPKEVYDSVFARMRTEREREAQKYRAEGREAAERIRAEADRQKQVILAEAYRNAEEIRGEGDAEAATIYANAYSKAPEFYNFYRSLQAYRESFKDKNDVLVLDPNSDFFRYLQKVSE from the coding sequence ATGAGTAATAAATTACTTTTTCCTTTAGTCTTTGTTTTCCTACTTGTTATTTTTGCTTGGAACTCACTTTATATTGTTTTACAAACAGAAAAAGGCATTTTATTGCGCTTTGGAGAAATAGAACAATCTAATTTAGAGCCAGGTTTACATTTTAAATGGCCTATCATCAATAAAGTTAAACTTTTTGATGGTCGTCTACTAACGCTAGAAACACCCAATGTACGTTTTCTTACTAAAGAAAAGAAATCTGTTATGGTTGATGCCTACGCGCGCTGGAGAGTTTCTAATCCTGAACTATTCTACACCAGTGTACGTGGTGAAAAAGCTATCGCCGATGAACGCTTAGGTCGCCGTTTAGATGCTGCATTACGTAATCAATTTGGTAATAAAACCCTTAACGAATTAGTGAATGATTCTGGCGAATTAACAGAATCCACTAGCAAATCTGCCAGTGGCCGTAATGAAGTGATGGAACAAGTAACCGATTCGCTTAATAAAATGGCTCAAAAAGAGTTAGGTATTGAAGTGCTTGATGTAAGAATTAAAGCGATTGATTTACCTAAAGAAGTTTATGACAGTGTATTCGCCAGAATGCGTACTGAGCGTGAACGTGAAGCTCAAAAATATCGTGCGGAAGGACGTGAAGCTGCTGAAAGAATTCGTGCAGAAGCAGATCGTCAAAAACAAGTTATTTTAGCAGAAGCTTATCGTAATGCTGAAGAGATACGCGGTGAGGGCGATGCCGAAGCGGCAACCATCTATGCTAACGCTTATTCTAAAGCACCAGAATTCTATAACTTCTATCGTAGCCTACAAGCCTATCGTGAAAGTTTTAAAGACAAAAACGATGTGCTAGTACTTGATCCCAACTCTGATTTTTTCCGCTACTTACAGAAAGTTAGCGAATAA
- a CDS encoding NYN domain-containing protein — protein sequence MEINNSNLALLIDAENTTADIDIIAQLLAEVAKYGITNIKRIYGDWTNNLLNPWKPILLKYSIQPIQQFTYTTGKNNSDSALIIDAMDLLYNHTYLNGFCIVSSDSDFTRLATRLRESGKLVLGIGQQKTPQAFRASCDRFIYTEILKPKVEPEIKPQTINSINNKIDISTDKKLTKHILSVFKSISDEEGKATLSIMRGQLDKILNDFDPRNYGFAKFSSFIEATKLFELSNKNTIIKLKNNTQNKNFSTKEQLINAFKNTANSKGIAYLSQIKANLNFDPKELGYKTFSSYIKASQLFDLINRGTQAKFKKQPNE from the coding sequence ATGGAAATAAATAACTCAAACTTAGCATTACTAATTGACGCTGAAAATACAACTGCAGATATTGATATTATTGCTCAACTACTAGCTGAAGTTGCCAAATATGGTATTACAAATATAAAAAGGATTTATGGAGATTGGACTAATAATTTACTTAATCCTTGGAAACCTATTCTTTTAAAATACTCTATTCAACCAATACAACAATTCACCTATACAACGGGTAAAAATAATAGCGATAGTGCTCTAATAATAGATGCTATGGATCTACTATATAACCACACATACCTTAATGGTTTCTGCATAGTATCCAGTGATAGTGACTTTACGCGATTAGCCACAAGACTAAGAGAATCTGGAAAACTAGTATTAGGTATAGGACAACAAAAAACACCACAAGCTTTTAGAGCGTCTTGTGACCGTTTTATCTATACAGAAATCCTAAAACCAAAAGTTGAACCTGAAATAAAACCACAAACAATTAACAGCATAAATAATAAAATAGATATATCCACTGATAAAAAACTAACCAAACATATTTTATCTGTATTTAAATCCATTTCAGATGAAGAAGGGAAAGCCACGCTTTCTATAATGAGAGGTCAACTAGATAAAATATTAAATGATTTTGATCCAAGAAATTATGGTTTTGCAAAATTCAGTAGCTTTATCGAAGCAACAAAACTATTTGAACTTAGTAATAAAAATACCATTATAAAACTAAAAAATAATACACAAAATAAAAACTTTAGCACTAAAGAACAACTAATTAATGCCTTTAAAAATACAGCAAACTCAAAAGGTATTGCCTATCTTTCTCAAATTAAAGCAAACCTAAACTTTGATCCAAAAGAACTAGGCTATAAAACATTTAGTAGCTACATAAAAGCTAGCCAACTGTTTGACTTAATAAATAGAGGCACTCAAGCTAAATTTAAGAAACAGCCTAATGAGTAA
- the hflK gene encoding FtsH protease activity modulator HflK gives MAWNEPGNSNNNDNDKDKNRDQDPWGKPPKNNGGNDGPPDLDEALRKVKESFNKFLGGKKTSNNNSGRNNGGGDFAIPILPIILIIIVVIIGFWLSKAIYVVDQQEEAVILRFGKYHDTVKPGLHIYFPPIDTKFQVNVTAERSYSKHGQMLTSDENIVEIPLTVQYRIIDLEKFVLKNDAPEQSLENATDSALRQVAGSTNMDDILTSGREKMAGDIQEELTKMLEKYETGIQVTQVNIQSATAPSDVQSAFDDVIRAREEQQKLKNEAETYQNGIVPDARGEAARIEKQATGYREAIADRATGEAIRFEKLLAAYQQSPKVTRERMYLETIQEILTKTSKILVTGKDGQSQLLYLPIDKLMNNQPAIPTNNSTANSNFSTGINSYNPPMDTSSQRPTSTDLRTRGNR, from the coding sequence ATGGCTTGGAATGAGCCTGGTAATTCAAATAACAACGATAATGATAAAGATAAAAATCGTGATCAAGATCCTTGGGGCAAACCACCTAAAAACAATGGTGGCAATGATGGCCCGCCTGATCTTGATGAAGCTTTACGTAAAGTCAAAGAGTCTTTTAACAAATTCTTAGGCGGTAAAAAAACCTCTAATAATAACTCAGGTCGAAATAATGGTGGTGGTGACTTTGCAATTCCTATCTTACCTATTATTTTAATTATCATTGTAGTTATTATTGGTTTTTGGCTTTCTAAGGCGATCTATGTAGTAGATCAACAAGAAGAAGCTGTTATTTTACGCTTTGGTAAATACCATGATACTGTTAAACCTGGCCTACATATCTATTTTCCTCCTATAGATACTAAGTTTCAGGTCAATGTAACTGCAGAACGCTCTTACAGCAAACATGGACAAATGTTAACCAGTGATGAGAATATTGTAGAAATTCCTCTCACTGTTCAATATCGTATTATTGATCTAGAAAAATTCGTTCTAAAAAATGATGCCCCTGAGCAAAGCCTAGAAAATGCTACTGACAGTGCTTTAAGGCAAGTAGCAGGCTCAACTAATATGGATGATATCCTAACGAGTGGCCGTGAAAAAATGGCGGGTGATATTCAAGAAGAATTAACAAAAATGCTTGAAAAGTACGAAACAGGCATTCAAGTCACGCAAGTAAATATCCAAAGCGCCACAGCGCCATCAGATGTTCAATCTGCTTTTGATGATGTAATTCGTGCCCGTGAAGAGCAACAAAAATTAAAGAACGAAGCAGAAACCTACCAAAATGGTATTGTTCCTGATGCTCGTGGTGAAGCAGCACGTATCGAAAAGCAAGCTACTGGTTATCGTGAAGCCATTGCTGATAGAGCGACAGGTGAAGCAATTCGCTTTGAAAAATTACTAGCGGCTTATCAACAATCTCCTAAAGTAACTAGAGAACGTATGTACCTTGAAACTATTCAAGAAATACTTACCAAAACCAGTAAAATCCTAGTTACGGGTAAAGATGGACAAAGCCAATTGCTTTATCTACCTATCGATAAGTTAATGAATAATCAACCAGCTATACCAACCAACAACTCTACTGCTAATAGTAACTTTAGCACTGGTATTAACTCATACAATCCACCTATGGATACTAGTAGCCAAAGACCTACTAGCACAGACTTAAGAACAAGGGGGAACCGCTAA